In Nostoc edaphicum CCNP1411, the sequence CTGCGTCACTACTTCAGACTTCTTGCTGGAGGTTATAAAATTTCATCCACCAGAACCGTACCACCCTCACAAAAATCTATACTGAGATGATAATCTTCAAGCAGCGCAGTTCCAATGAGTGGACGACGACCCATTGCTAGGGCTGCAATATTACGCTCCACACCATTCCATACAACTGTTGCCAAATAAACATCGGTTTCCACACTGGAATTGTTAGCGAGGTTTGCGTTGATGTTGATGAGGTAGGGCAAGCCAAGAGCAGCAATCACGGAAGACGGCAAGGTTAAGAACCCTTCAAACCCTGTATCAATAACACATTCGATTTCTACACCTGAACGTTCTGGGGGAAGAATAATCAAACTCATTCTTGCCTGAAGTCCAATTACAGTCCCGTGTATCACTGTGCCGTCCTGAGCAATGTACCACCAACTGCATAAACGGCATCAAAACCAATTCTTTCTCCCCAAAGCGCTGCATCGGTTTGCTTGGATCGTAATCGAAGACTCGTTTCGACTAAATCATCACCGATTTCGTAATCTCCTGTTTCAACATTAATCGAGATAATTTTGCCAATGTTCTCTCGTGTCTCAACTTTGGCACGGATACTTTTTTGATAGAGTTCCTTTCCACGTCGGGCGACTTCTTGGCTACTGAGCGTCGGGTGGAACATAAATAAATCCCCTGTTTAAGCTGCTAGATTCTTCACTTCATTGTAGAGCAGAAGCTACAGAGATTAGAGAGCGATCGCGCCAAAATATGACAGATTAAAATGCTCATGATTTCATCAGAATTGAAACTTGCTAGTAAGTGACCTTAATAACAACTTCAGTTTTGGGAACTCTAATAATAGCCGTTACTGACTACAACATTTGGTACAGATGATATTCGCCCAAATAATTAAGTTTAGTAACGATTTATTAAATTAGAGATTCTATGGAATTCTATCCCGACAATATTTTTGATGCCAATAACAAAGCTGAGAAAGAAGTTTGGCAACAAGTAAAATCTGCCTTCAGGGATGATCCTGGTGAGGCATTTCATGGTTATCAGCTATTTGACAGATATGGAAATCTTGAGCGAGAGATTGATATTCTTATTGTCCATCGTCAGTTAGGACTATGGGTGATTGAATGTAAAGGATGCTACATCAACGATATAGAAGCTATTAAGGGTGCTGAATGGAAAATGAAAAACTGGTATAAAGACTGCATAAAACCAGTTAAGCAAGCACAAGACCAGATGTTTGCGCTTAAAAACCATTTACGTAAAGAGCTAGATTTTTGTGCCTCATTAAACTTAAACTTTAGAGTTGCTATTCCCTTTATTGGCCAAGAACAGTGGCAAAATAAAGGATTTCATAATTTGCCAAATATTCAAGGTGTTGTACTGACTAGAGAAGATTTGAAACCTTATACTTTAAAACATAATTTTACTCAGAGTGTTCAAAGGAGACAAAGAAATTTAACCGATGAACAATGGCGATCGCTAATGTGTGTTTTTGGTGGAACTAATCAGATACTTGTGGACAAAGCATCATTTTCAGTATCCAAAC encodes:
- a CDS encoding clan AA aspartic protease, translated to MIHGTVIGLQARMSLIILPPERSGVEIECVIDTGFEGFLTLPSSVIAALGLPYLININANLANNSSVETDVYLATVVWNGVERNIAALAMGRRPLIGTALLEDYHLSIDFCEGGTVLVDEIL